A DNA window from Acropora palmata chromosome 12, jaAcrPala1.3, whole genome shotgun sequence contains the following coding sequences:
- the LOC141860368 gene encoding substance-P receptor-like, which produces MADWFVLGFAIASFPLCIFGLIGNTMVIRIVHKTREMHTTTNYLLANLAVSDAITIFTIPMMYFVSGGDFGKFSSNLGKFSCKFVVVGAIATVSSTSTLTVIAVERYHAILKPFSSNLRLNENSIKKAIVLIWIISIVVGFPGFFLNVYNDEKTSCDGPWGSELNLARKIYFITYLIFIIYIPIVVFLFCYGSLINGLYFSNDICAESTNEDTSEKKKLLMTFILATSGFLLGYGPIAVFHTTIYLGKKIDRSLIEKLNGVLLFPFVISLCLNPVLYAFRSSSFKEGFKRIFQPCSSQTVEHNAN; this is translated from the coding sequence ATGGCTGATTGGTTTGTCCTGGGTTTTGCCATTGCGAGCTTTCCACTGTGTATTTTTGGGCTAATTGGCAATACAATGGTGATTCGAATTGTGCACAAGACACGAGAAATGCACACGACAACAAACTATCTTTTAGCGAACTTGGCGGTTAGCGATGCCATTACTATTTTCACCATTCCGATGATGTACTTTGTTTCCGGAGGAGACTTTGGCAAATTTTCGTCAAATCTCGGCAAATTTTCTTGCAAGTTTGTAGTTGTTGGGGCTATCGCGACGGTTTCATCAACCTCAACTCTGACAGTTATTGCTGTGGAAAGGTACCACGCTATTTTGAAACCTTTCAGCTCGAATTTGCGCTTAAACGAAAACAGTATCAAGAAAGCAATTGTTCTTATTTGGATTATAAGCATAGTAGTAGGTTTTCCAGGATTTTTCCTTAACGTATACAATGACGAAAAAACATCTTGCGATGGACCGTGGGGCTCCGAACTTAACTTGGcgagaaaaatatatttcatcacatatttaatattcatCATTTATATTCCAATAGTcgtctttcttttctgttatGGATCCTTGATCAACGGATTGTATTTTTCCAACGATATTTGCGCGGAAAGTACCAATGAAGACACTtctgagaaaaagaaacttctgATGACCTTCATCCTGGCAACTAGCGGCTTTCTTCTTGGTTACGGTCCTATCGCTGTTTTCCATACCACGATTTATTTAGGGAAAAAGATAGATCGCTCCCTAATTGAAAAACTAAACGGGGTACTTTTGTTTCCATTCGTAATAAGTTTATGTCTTAACCCCGTATTGTACGCTTTCCGAAGTTCAAGCTTTAAGGAAGGTTTTAAGAGAATATTTCAACCCTGTTCTTCGCAGACTGTGGAACACAATGCGAATTAA